In Lepus europaeus isolate LE1 chromosome 23, mLepTim1.pri, whole genome shotgun sequence, a single genomic region encodes these proteins:
- the LOC133751826 gene encoding SEC14-like protein 4 isoform X1 has translation MSGRVGDLSPAQQEALTKFRENLQDLLPALPNSDDDFLLRWLRARNFDLQKSQDMLRKHVEFRKQQDLDNILTWQPLEVVQLYDSGGLCGYDYEGCPVWFDIIGTLDPKGLLLSASKQELVRKRIKACELLRRECERQSQKLGRKIEMVLMVFDMEGLGLRHLWKPAVEVYQQFFAILDANYPETLKNLIVIRAPRLFPVAFNLVKSFMSEDTRRKMVILGDNWKQELHKFISPDQLPAVFGGTMTDPDGNPKCLTKIKYGGEVPKSYYRHQQVKLQYEHTVSVGRGSSQQVENEILFPGCVLRWQFASDGGDIGFGVFLKTKMGERQRAGEMTEVLPSQHYNAHLVPEDGSLTCAEAGVYVLKFDNTFSLVHSKHVSYTVEVLLPDQTLLEKTEEHSR, from the exons ATGAGTGGCCGAGTCGGGGACCTGAGCCCCGCACAGCAGGAGGCGCTGACCAAG TTCAGGGAGAATCTGCAGGACCTGCTGCCCGCCCTGCCAAACTCTGATGACGACTTTCTCCTGCGCTGGCTTCGAG CCCGAAACTTTGACCTGCAGAAATCCCAGGACATGCTCCGGAAG CACGTGGAGTTCCGGAAGCAACAGGACCTGGACAACATCCTCACATGGCAGCCCTTGGAG GTGGTCCAGCTGTACGACTCGGGTGGCCTGTGCGGCTACGACTACGAAGGCTGCCCCGTGTGGTTTGACATCATCGGCACCCTGGACCCCAAGGGCCTCCTCCTGTCGGCCTCCAAGCAGGAGCTGGTGCGCAAGCGCATCAAAGCCTGTGAGCTCCTGCGGCGGGAGTGTGAGCGGCAGAGCCAGAAG CTGGGCAGAAAGATCGAGATGGTGCTGATGGTGTTTGAcatggaggggctgggcctgaggCACCTGTGGAAGCCAGCTGTGGAGGTGTACCAGCAG TTCTTCGCCATCCTGGACGCTAACTACCCCGAGACGCTGAAGAACTTAATTGTGATCCGAG CCCCCAGGCTGTTCCCCGTGGCCTTCAACTTGGTCAAGTCGTTCATGAGTGAGGACACACGCAGGAAGATGGTGATCCTGGGAG ACAACTGGAAGCAGGAGCTGCACAAGTTCATCAGCCCCGACCAGCTGCCCGCGGTGTTTGGGGGGACCATGACCGACCCCGACGGCAACCCCAAGTGCCTGACcaag ATCAAGTACGGGGGCGAGGTGCCCAAGAGCTACTACAGGCaccagcaggtgaagctgcagtACGAGCACACGGTGTCCGTGGGCCGCGGCTCCTCCCAGCAGGTGGAGAACGAGATCCTCTTCCCAGGCTGTGTGCTGAG gtggcagtttgcATCGGACGGCGGGGACATCGGCTTCGGGGTCTTCCTCAAGACCAAGATGGGGGAGCGGCAGCGGGCAGGGGAGATGACGGAGGTGCTGCCCAGCCAGCACTACAACGCCCACCTGGTGCCCGAGGACGGGAGCCTCACCTGTGCGGAGGCCGGCGTGT